The Sandaracinobacteroides saxicola nucleotide sequence CCAGCACGCAGCTGTGCTCGGTCGCAAAGGTCACCAGCCGGCGTCGCGGCGGCGGCGCCGCCAGCATTACCCCCTTCAGCGCCAGATTGTTCGCCTCGGTCGCCCCGCCGGTGAACACCACCCATTCCGCTGCCACCCCCATCACCGCCGCCACCTGCGCCCGCGCCACCTCCACCGCCGCCTTGGCCCCGCGTCCGGCGCGATGCGGGCTGTGCGGATTGGCATGATGGTCCCGCAACCAGGGCAGCATCGCCTCCAGCACCGCCGGGTCCAGCGGGGTCGTCGCCTGCACGTCCAGGTCGATCACCGCCGCATCCCCCGCCAGGCATCGATGAAGCGGTCGACATCCCCGTCCGTCGTTCCCCAGCCGAAACTCACCCGCAGCGATTCCCGCGCCGCCTCGCCCGCCCCCATCGCCAGCAGGGTCGCGCTCGGCCCCATCGTGCCGCTGCTGCACGCCGCCCCCTGGCTCACCGCGATCCCCGCCATGTCCATCCGCATCAGCTGCGTGCTCGCCGCCACCCCCGCCAGATGCACGCTGCTGATCGTCGGCAAGCGCTCCACGCCTGCGCCATTCACGCGGCCCCCCTCCGCCAGCACCACCGACTCCAGCCGCGCCTGCACGCCCTCGCACCGCGCCAGCCAGCCGTCGGGCAGTGCCTCCAGCGCCGCCGCCCAGCCGATCACCCCGATCAGATTCTCCGTGCCGCCGCGCAAGCCCCCCTCCTGCGACCCCCGCACCATCGCGCCAACACCATCGCGGCAGCGCACCACCAGCGCCCCCACCCCCGCCGGCCCGCCCAGCTTGTGCGCCGACAGCGCCACGAAATCCGCCGGCGGCAAGGGCCGCTTCCCCGCCGACTGTACCGCATCGCACAGCAATCGCCCGCCCGCCGCATGCACCGCCTCGGCAATCGCGCCACTTGCCTGCACCACGCCGGTCTCGTTGTTGGCGTCCTGCACCGCCACCAGGCCTCCCGGGTTCGCCGCCAGAAACGCCGCCAGCGCGTCCATCTCCAGCCGGCCATCAACATCCACCGGCAGCACCGTCGCCCCCCGCGCGTTGCCCAGCACCGCGTTGTGCTCGGTCGCCATCACCGCCACCGCGGCACCATTGGCATTGCCCAGCGCCAGCACCAGCGCCTCCGTGCCGCCACTGGTGAACAGCAGGCTGTCCGCCGGCACCCGGAAAAAGCCCGCGATTCGCCCCCGCGCCGCCTCCATCGCCCGCCGCGCCGCCCGCCCTGGCGCATGCACGCTCGACGGGTTCGCCCATTCCCCGCACGCCAGCCGCGCCGCGGCGTCTGCCATCGCCTCTGCAGCCGCGGGCGCCAGCGGCGCCGTCGCCGCCCAATCCAGATAGGTCCGTCCCAGCGCGAGTCGCCTTTTTGTTGAACTTTGATGCAACCGCTCCCTATAGCGGCTCTTTCCCTGTCCGTCGCCACTGCTGAAAGTGGCGCCGAAAATAGAATGTGCGGATCATCCATGCCCGAAGTTATCTTCCCCGGTCCCGAGGGCCGCCTGCACGGTCGCTTCCAGCCCTCGCCCCGCCCGCGTGCCCCCGTCGCCATCATCCTGCACCCGCACCCGCAGGGTGGCGGCACCATGAACAACGCCATTACGCTGGCGCTCTACAACATGTTCGTGAAACGCGGCTTTGCCACGCTGCGCTTCAACTTCCGCGGCGTCGGGCGCTCCGAAGGCGTGTTCGACAACGGCATCGGCGAACTGTCCGACGCGGCGAGCGCGCTCGACTGGCTGCAGGCCCAATATCCCGAATCGGGCGGCACCTGGGTCGCCGGCTTCAGCTTCGGCGCCTGGATCGGCATGCAGTTGCTCATGCGCCGGCCGGAGGTGCGCGGCTTCATCAGCATCGCGCCGCCCGCCAACATGTATGATTTCGGCTTCCTCGCCCCCTGCCCGTCCAGCGGCATCATCGTCCAGGGCACCGCCGACGAAGTCGTCACCGAACCCGCGGTCGTCAAGCTGGTCGAGAAGCTGAAGACCCAGCGCCACATCACCATCGATTACGAGCGCATCGAGGGCGCCAACCATTTCTTCGAGAATGAGATGGACGAGCTGATGACCACCGTCGAACGCTACCTCGACCGCCGCCTCCTCAGCGGCAAATAAAAAAAACGGCGGCGCCATAGGGCACCGCCGTTTCTTAATGCTTTACACTTGAAGACTGCTCGAGAAATTGTTCAGGCCGTCGGCGAAAATGGTGATTTGCGAGCACCGAAGCGCAGCGACCTAAAGGGTCGTGAGCATCGGAGCGCAACAAATCGCCATTTGCAGCCCCGGCCTGGACGATTTATCGGGCGGTCGTCTCGCGCACTTTGTCCTTGATGCCGCCCACGGCATTCTGGGCCTTGCCTTCGGCCTGGTCCAGCTTGCCTTCGGTCTGCAACTTGGCGTCGCCGGTCAGCTTGCCGACGCCTTCCTTGATCTTGCCGCCGATATTCTTCGCGGCGCCTTCGATGCGATCATTATCCATGTCACGCTCCTTGCTGGGGGTGGTGCCCTACAGACGCGCCATCCGCCCGAAGGTTCCTCCATCCGGCCCCACCAGCGCACCGCCCGTCGTCGCTCGCGGTACGCCCGTCGTCTCGGGCCAGCTCAGCGGCAGGCCCCTCATGCTGCGCACCGCCAGCCAGCCGAACGCCTCCGCCTCCAGCGCGTCACCATTCCATCCCAGCGCCTCCACCGGCAGCACCGGCAGCTCCGTCCGCCCGGCGATCATCGCCATCAGCACCGGATTGTGCCGCCCGCCGCCCGTCACCAGGATCCGGGTCAAGGCCACCGGCAGCAGCCGCAGCGCCAGCACCACCGTCTCCGCCGTGAACGCCGCCAGCGTCGCCGCGCCATCGCGCAACCCCAGCCCGCGCGCCGCCGCGGTCGAAAAGTCATTGCGGTCGAGCGATTTCGGCCCCGCCATATCGAACCAGGGGTTGTCCAGCAACGCGCACAGCACCGCCTCGTCCACGCGGCCGGCCGCGGCAATCGCGCCGCCGGCGTCATGGGTCAGCCCGGCATGCTCCCCCACCCAGTCGTCGATCAGCGCATTGCCCGGCCCGGTATCGAACGCGCCCCAAGCCTCCGTGGAAAACCATGTCAGGTTCCCTACTCCCCCCAGGTTCAGCACCCCCGTCGCAGGCCCGCCCTGCAATCGCGCCCGGTGATAGCCCGGTGTCAGTGGCGCCCCCTGTCCCCCCGCCGCCACATCGGCGCTGCGGAAATCATGCACCACCGGCCGGCCGCACAGCTGCGCCAGCAACGTCGCATCTCCCACCTGCCAGGTCCACTGTTGCTCCGGCCGGTGCACCACCGTCTGCCCGTGAAAGCCGATCAACTCGGCCGTCTCCTGCCCGGGCAGCATCGCTACCGTTTCGGCATGCGCCAGCGTCAACAAACGCGCCGCCTCATCCACCACCGCGTCCGGCCCCGGCGCCGCCATCCCCCGCGCCCGCGCCCCCGCCGCCAGGACCGCCGCCCGTTCTGCCGCCGTATAAGCGCGCGACACGAACGCCAGCGGCCGCACATGCCGCTCGCCATCACTCTCGATCAGCGCCGCATCCACGCCATCGGCCGACGTCCCCGACATCAGCCCAATCACCCGCACCGGCTTTTGCAAATCCATCCCCCCGCGTTTAAACACCATGGCATGTCCTTCAAGTCCCCCTTCCTGATCTCGATGGCCGAACGCGGCTATATCCACCAGATCACCGACGCCCCCGGCCTCGACGCCGCCGCGCCGGTTACTGCTTATGTCGGCTTCGACTGCACCGCGCCCAGCCTGCACATCGGCAACCTCGTCTCGATCATGATGCTCCGCCGCCTCCAGGCCGCCGGCGGCAAGCCCATCGTCCTGGTCGGCGGCGGCACCACCAAGGTCGGCGACCCCAGCGGCAAGGACGAAGCCCGCGCCTTGCGCACCGCGCAGGAGATCGAGGCCAACAAGGCCGGCATCCGCCGCATCTTCGAACGCTTCCTCACCTTCGGGGACGGCCCCACCGACGCCCTCATGCTCGACAACGACGCCTGGCTCAGCGGCCTCAACTACATCGACTTCCTGCGCGATTACGGCCGGCATTTCAGCGTCAACCGCATGCTCACCATGGACAGCGTCCGCCTCCGCCTTGACCGGGAACAACCGCTCAGCTTCATCGAGTTCAACTACATGGTGCTGCAAGCCTATGATTTCCTCGAACTCCACATCCGCCACGGCTGCCGGCTCCAGATGGGCGGCAGCGACCAGTGGGGCAATATCGTCAACGGCATCGACCTCGCCCGCCGCGTGATCGGCGCCGAGCTGTTCGGCCTCACCACCCCCCTCATCACCACCGCCGATGGCGCCAAGATGGGCAAGACCGCGCAGGGCGCGCTCTGGCTGCACGAGGACCAGCTGCCGCACTGGGACTATTGGCAGTTCTGGCGCAACACCGATGACCGCGACGTCGGCCGCTTCCTTCGCCTGTTCACCGACCTGCCGATGGACGAGATCGCCCGCCTCGAAGCGCTTCAGGGCGCGGAGATCAACCAGGCCAAGGTCGCGCTCGCCAACGCCGCCACCACGCTGTGCCGGGGTGCCGCCGCCGCACAGCAGGCCGAAGCCACCGCCGCCGCCACCTTTGCCGGGGGTGCCGGCGACAGCCTGCCGCGCGCCGACATCGCCGCCCCCACCGCGCTCGCCGACGCCCTCGTCCTCACCGGCCTCGCCGCGTCGAAGGCCGAAGCGCGCCGCAAGCTTGCCGAGGGCGCCGTCCGCGTCGATGGCATCCCCGCCACCGACCCCACCCAGCTTCTGTCCCCCGGCGCCGACCCGCTGAAGCTCAGCCTCGGCAAGAAACGCCACGCGCTGTTGGGAGCCGCCGCATGATCCGCCCCGCCCTGCTGCTCACCCTCCTCATCGCTACACCCCTCGCCGCCCAGACCATGGGCCGCTGCGCCCCGCCCCCGGACGGCACGCCCCAGGCCTTCGTCGCCCTCACCACCCCCCAGGGCAGGATCACCCTCGCGCTGGAAACCAAACGCGCGCCCCTCACCGCCGCCAACTTCCTTCGCTACGTCGACCAGAAACGCTATGACGGCGCCAGCTTCTACCGCGCCATGAAGATCGGCCCGGAGGCTGTCGGCCTGATCCAGGGCGGCTTCCGCCAGGATGGCCGCCGCATGCTGGCGCCGATCGCGCACGAGCCCACCAGCAAGACCGGCCTCACCCACTGCGACGGCGCCATCAGCATGGCCCGCGCCGCGCCGGGCAGCGCCCGCAGCGAATTCTTCATCATCGTGGAGGGCATCCCCAGCCTCGACGCCGCGCCGCAGGCGATGGGCGACAATGCCGGCTTCGCGGTGTTCGGCCGCGTCGTCGACGGCATGGACGTCGTCCGCCGCATCCAGGCGGCAAAAACCGATCCCAGTGCCGGCGAGGGCGCGATGCGCGGCCAGATGATCGCCGCCCCCGTCGCCATCCTCAGCGCCCGGCGGGTGAAGCCCCCTGCCCCGCCTGCTCCGCCCGCCGCGCCGCCGCCAGCCGCGCCAGCAGCACCCGCGCCCCCGCCTGCTGACCATGCTCCGCCGCCGCCAGCGCCAGCCCCCGCGCCCGTTCCCAATTGACCGGCACGCCGCGCCCGCGGGCATAGGCGTCCGCCAGTGCCAGCTGCGCCGGGCCATAATTGCGCCGCGCCGCGCGCATGAACCAGGCCGCCCCCACCGCCGCATCGGCGCGGCATGGCGGCGTCGCGCAGCCCACCCCGCGCACCGCCATCACCCCCAGCATCGTGTCCGCCGCCGGCACATCGCGCAACGACAGGGCGCGCAGCCGGGGCATCGCCTCGGCATAGCGTCCCCCCGCGAAATCCGCGGTCGCCGCCTGCAGCATCGCGTCCAGCGGCTCGGCGTCCGCCGCCGCCAGCCCCGCGGATGCCGCCACCATCACCAGAAATGCCGTACACCGCATGCCCGCGCCTTACCCCCCGCTCATCCCGACCGCAACAGCGACACCGCCGCATCCTGCTCGAACAGATACAGCAGCACCCGCGCCGCCTCGCCGCGCACCCCCTCCAGCCCGCCGTCGCGCTCCAGCAGCAGCCGCGCATCGTCGCGTGCGGCCCCCACCAGCCGCGCCACCTGCTCCTCATCGGCCAGCGCAAAGCTCGCCTCCCCCGATTGCCGCGTCCCCAGCATCTCCCCCGCCCCGCGCAGCCGCAGGTCCGCCTCGGCGATGGCAAAGCCATCGTCCGTCTCGCGCATCATCTTCAGCCGGGCCTTCGCCGTCGCGGTCAGCGTCAGCCCGCGCAGCAGCACGCAGCTCGATTGCGCCGCCCCCCGCCCCACCCGCCCGCGCAGCTGGTGCAGCTGCGCCAGCCCGAACCGCTCCGCCGCCTCCACCACCATCAGGCTGGCATTGGGCACATCCACCCCCACCTCGATCACCGTCGTCGCCACCAGCACACCCGCCTCGCCGGCGGCGAAGCGCGCCATCGCCGCATCCTTCTCCGGCCCCGGCAGCCGCCCGTGCACCAGCGCCACCGTCTCGCCGAACCGCGCCCGCAACGTCGCCGCCCGCGCCGTCGCCGCGGCTTCGTCCTCATCGCCGTCACCCACCAGCGGACACACCCAATAGGCCTGCCGCCCCGCCGCCAGATGCCGCCCCAGACCCTCCAGCAATTCCTCCAGCCGGTCCATCGCCATCACCCGCGTCACCACCGGCGTCCGCCCCGGCGGCCGCTCGTCCAGCCGGCTCACATCCATCTCGCCGAACGCGGTCAAGGCCAGCGTGCGCGGAATCGGCGTCGCCGTCATCACCAGCAAGTGCGGCGGCACCTCGGCCTTCTCCGCCAGCATCAGCCGCTGCGCCACGCCGAACTTGTGCTGCTCATCCACCACCGCCAGCCCCAGGTCGCGATAGGCCACCCCCTGCTGGAAGATCGCATGCGTCCCCACCAATATGTCGATCTCGCCCGCCGCCAGCGCGGCCAGTGTCGCCTCCCGCGCGCGTCCCTTCTCCCGGCCCGACAGGAACCCCAATCGCACGGGGAGGTCGCCCAACATCTTCTCCAGCACCGCCCGGTGCTGCCGCGCCAGCAGGTCGGTCGGCGCCAGCAGCGCCGCCTGCGCCCCCGCCTCCACCGCGGTCAGCATGGCGATCAGCGCCACCAGCGTCTTGCCGCTGCCCACATCGCCCTGCAACAGCCGCAGCATCGCGTGCCGCTGCGCCATGTCGCCGGCGATCTCCGCCCCCGCTCGCCGCTGCGCCCCCGTCAGCGGCCAGGGGAGACCCGCCACCAGGGCCTCCGTCAGCTGGCCGTCCCCCTGCAACGCCCGCCCGCGCCGCCGCCGCCGGCTCGCGCGCACCAGCGCCCAGGCGAGCTGGTTGGCCAGCAGTTCGTCATAGGCCAGCCGGTCGCGCGCCGCCGCCGCGTCCGGCACGCCATGCACCGTCTCCAGCGCCGCGCGCCACCCCGGCCAGCCGTGGCGCGCCAGCATCGACGGCTCCACCCACTCGTCCAGCACCGGCGCCCGCTTCAACGCCGCCGCCACCGCGGCCGCCATCCGCCGGTTGGTCACGCCCGCGGTCAGCGCATAGACCGGCTCCAGCGGCGGCGTCCCCGCCTCATCTTCCGCGATCCGGTCCGGATGCACGATCTGCCAGCGATCCTCATGCCGCTCCAGCTTCCCCGCCACCACCCGCCGCGACCCCACCGGCAGCTTCGCCGCCGCATAGCCGCCCGCGCCGCCAAAGAAGGCCAGCGTCACCGGCGCACCATCGGCATCATTCGCCCGGATGCGCAGCGGCCCCCGCCCGGCCGACTCCTGGTGCGCCAGCACCGTCAGCGCCACGATGATCCGTTCGCCCTCCGCCGCGTCGCCCAGCCGCGCCACCCGTTTCCACCGCGCCCAGCCCAGCGGCAGGTGCAGCGCCACATCCCTCACCCGGGTCAGGTCGATCCGCGCCAGCGCCTTTGCCAGCGCCGGGCCGACCCCCGGCAACGATGCCGCATCGGCAAAAAGCGGGTTGAGGACGGGCGGGCGCATGGCTACCAATGCCCTAACGCCTGCGCGCTGTTCGGAAAAGCCGAACGGCGTCTGTCCCGTTTGGAACCCGCATGTCCGCCGATCTTGCCCTCAAACGCACCCTCTGGCGCGCCCACCATCGCGGCACCAAGGAGGCCGACATGCTGGTGGGCGGCTTCGCCGACCGCTACCTGCCCACCATGACCGCCGAGGAGCGTGCCTGGTTCGACGCCCTGCTCGAGGAACAGGATGTCGACATCATGGCCTGGGCCTTCGCCAAGGCCCCCGCGCCGCCCGCCTTCCACGGCCCCATGCTCGACCGGCTCATGGCCCTCGACTATATCCGCCTGGTGCCGCGTTGATCGACCTTCAGCCCCTCCTCACCGCCACCATGCCGCTGGACCTCGGCGAAGCACCCGACGGCCTCCTCCCCTGGCTGCTTGCCGACCTCGCCCGCGCGCGTGCCCTCGATGGTGCCCGCGCCGTCTTCATCGCGGCCGACGACGCCGCCGCCCGCGCCCTCCTCGATACCGCCCCCTTCTTCGCCCCTGATGTCACGCCCGTCTGGCTGCCCGCCTGGGATTGCCTGCCCTACGACCGCGCCTCCCCCTCGCAGCGTATCGCCGCCGACCGCATGGCCGCCTTCGCCACCCTCGCCGCCCCTCCGTCCGGGCCACAGCTGCTCGTCACCACCGTCAACGCCCTCACCCAGCGGGTCCTGCCGCCGTCGGTGATCACCGCGGCCACCGCCGTCCTCACCCCCGGCGCCGCCATCGGCCGCGAGGCCCTGATCGCGAAACTCTCGACCGCCGGCTATGTCCGTACCGACACCGTCGCCGACGCCGGCGAATATGCCGTGCGCGGCGGCCTCATCGATCTCTACCCCGCCGGCGAAAGCCACATCCTGCGCCTCGACTTCTTCGGCGACGAGCTGGAATCGATCCGCCGCGTCGATCCCGCCACCCAGCGCACCGTGGGGAAGGCCGACCGCTTCACCCTCGCGCCGGTGTCGGAGGTCATGCTCGACCCCGACGGCATCCGCCGCTTCCGTACCCGCTGGCTCGAACGCTTCGGCGCCGCCGCCACCACCGACCCGCTCTACCAGGCCGTCAGCGAGGGCCGCCGCCACCCCGGCACCGAACATTATCTGCCGCTGTTCGCCGAAACCCTGATCCCCCTGTTCGACTGGCTGTCGCCATCGGACATCCTCATCCGGGACGCCGGCTCCACCGCCGCCGCCGCCAACCGTTTCGAGGCGATCACCGATTACCACGCCAACCGCGTCGCGGCACTGACCGACAAAAAGGCGAAACTCGGCGCCGCCATCTACCGCCCCCTCCCCCCCTCCGCCCTCTACCTGTCGGAAACCGAATACGCCGCCGCCCTCACCGCCACCAACACCCACGCCGCCTCTCCCTTCACCCGCCCCGACACCCCCGCCACCCTCAACCTGGGCGCCCGGACCGCGCATGATTTCACCCCCGAACGCCAGGCGGCCGCCGCCGGCGGTCCCAGCCTCTACACGGCCATCGCCACCCAGATCGCCGCGGCGCAATCCACCGGCCAGCGCATCATCCTCGCCTGCTACTCCGAAGGCTCCCGCGACCGCATCGGCAGCCAGTTGCAGGAGGCCGGCCTCGCCAACCTCTCCGGCGCCAAAAGCTGGCAGGATGCACTGGCCCGCGCCGCCAGGGCCGAAACCCCCCTCATCGTTCTTCCCTTGGAACATGGTTTCACCCGTGAAACGCTAACCCTGTTCAGCGAGCAGGACCTGCTCGGCGACCGCCTCGTCCGCCGCAAGAAGGCCCGCAAGGCCGATGCCTTCATGGCCGAACTCGCCATGCTCAACCTCGGCGACCTCGTCGTCCATGTCGACCATGGCATCGGCCGCTACCTCGGCCTCTCCGCGCTCACCATCGCCGGCGCCGCCCACGATACCGTCGCGCTCGAATATGCCGGCGGCGACAAGCTCTACGTCCCCGTCGAAAACCTCGACGTCCTCAGCCGCTACGGCGCCGACGGCGAAGGCGTCCCGCTCGACAAGCTCGGCGGCCAGGCCTGGCAGGCACGCAAGGCGCGGATGAAGGACCGCATCCGCGAGATCGCCCACGAACTGCTGAAGATCGCCGCCGTCCGTGCCACCCGCGAGGCCGACGCCTTCCAGATCGATCCCCAGGCCTACGCCGGTTTCGTCGACCGTTTCCCCTATGCCGAGACCGAGGATCAGCTGAAGGCCACCGCCGACGTGCTGGAGGACCTCGCCGCCGGCCG carries:
- a CDS encoding alpha/beta hydrolase; this encodes MPEVIFPGPEGRLHGRFQPSPRPRAPVAIILHPHPQGGGTMNNAITLALYNMFVKRGFATLRFNFRGVGRSEGVFDNGIGELSDAASALDWLQAQYPESGGTWVAGFSFGAWIGMQLLMRRPEVRGFISIAPPANMYDFGFLAPCPSSGIIVQGTADEVVTEPAVVKLVEKLKTQRHITIDYERIEGANHFFENEMDELMTTVERYLDRRLLSGK
- a CDS encoding succinate dehydrogenase assembly factor 2, with translation MSADLALKRTLWRAHHRGTKEADMLVGGFADRYLPTMTAEERAWFDALLEEQDVDIMAWAFAKAPAPPAFHGPMLDRLMALDYIRLVPR
- the tyrS gene encoding tyrosine--tRNA ligase, which encodes MSFKSPFLISMAERGYIHQITDAPGLDAAAPVTAYVGFDCTAPSLHIGNLVSIMMLRRLQAAGGKPIVLVGGGTTKVGDPSGKDEARALRTAQEIEANKAGIRRIFERFLTFGDGPTDALMLDNDAWLSGLNYIDFLRDYGRHFSVNRMLTMDSVRLRLDREQPLSFIEFNYMVLQAYDFLELHIRHGCRLQMGGSDQWGNIVNGIDLARRVIGAELFGLTTPLITTADGAKMGKTAQGALWLHEDQLPHWDYWQFWRNTDDRDVGRFLRLFTDLPMDEIARLEALQGAEINQAKVALANAATTLCRGAAAAQQAEATAAATFAGGAGDSLPRADIAAPTALADALVLTGLAASKAEARRKLAEGAVRVDGIPATDPTQLLSPGADPLKLSLGKKRHALLGAAA
- a CDS encoding peptidylprolyl isomerase is translated as MIRPALLLTLLIATPLAAQTMGRCAPPPDGTPQAFVALTTPQGRITLALETKRAPLTAANFLRYVDQKRYDGASFYRAMKIGPEAVGLIQGGFRQDGRRMLAPIAHEPTSKTGLTHCDGAISMARAAPGSARSEFFIIVEGIPSLDAAPQAMGDNAGFAVFGRVVDGMDVVRRIQAAKTDPSAGEGAMRGQMIAAPVAILSARRVKPPAPPAPPAAPPPAAPAAPAPPPADHAPPPPAPAPAPVPN
- a CDS encoding cysteine desulfurase family protein; the protein is MADAAARLACGEWANPSSVHAPGRAARRAMEAARGRIAGFFRVPADSLLFTSGGTEALVLALGNANGAAVAVMATEHNAVLGNARGATVLPVDVDGRLEMDALAAFLAANPGGLVAVQDANNETGVVQASGAIAEAVHAAGGRLLCDAVQSAGKRPLPPADFVALSAHKLGGPAGVGALVVRCRDGVGAMVRGSQEGGLRGGTENLIGVIGWAAALEALPDGWLARCEGVQARLESVVLAEGGRVNGAGVERLPTISSVHLAGVAASTQLMRMDMAGIAVSQGAACSSGTMGPSATLLAMGAGEAARESLRVSFGWGTTDGDVDRFIDAWRGMRR
- a CDS encoding anhydro-N-acetylmuramic acid kinase, with protein sequence MDLQKPVRVIGLMSGTSADGVDAALIESDGERHVRPLAFVSRAYTAAERAAVLAAGARARGMAAPGPDAVVDEAARLLTLAHAETVAMLPGQETAELIGFHGQTVVHRPEQQWTWQVGDATLLAQLCGRPVVHDFRSADVAAGGQGAPLTPGYHRARLQGGPATGVLNLGGVGNLTWFSTEAWGAFDTGPGNALIDDWVGEHAGLTHDAGGAIAAAGRVDEAVLCALLDNPWFDMAGPKSLDRNDFSTAAARGLGLRDGAATLAAFTAETVVLALRLLPVALTRILVTGGGRHNPVLMAMIAGRTELPVLPVEALGWNGDALEAEAFGWLAVRSMRGLPLSWPETTGVPRATTGGALVGPDGGTFGRMARL
- a CDS encoding CsbD family protein, giving the protein MDNDRIEGAAKNIGGKIKEGVGKLTGDAKLQTEGKLDQAEGKAQNAVGGIKDKVRETTAR
- the recG gene encoding ATP-dependent DNA helicase RecG — its product is MRPPVLNPLFADAASLPGVGPALAKALARIDLTRVRDVALHLPLGWARWKRVARLGDAAEGERIIVALTVLAHQESAGRGPLRIRANDADGAPVTLAFFGGAGGYAAAKLPVGSRRVVAGKLERHEDRWQIVHPDRIAEDEAGTPPLEPVYALTAGVTNRRMAAAVAAALKRAPVLDEWVEPSMLARHGWPGWRAALETVHGVPDAAAARDRLAYDELLANQLAWALVRASRRRRRGRALQGDGQLTEALVAGLPWPLTGAQRRAGAEIAGDMAQRHAMLRLLQGDVGSGKTLVALIAMLTAVEAGAQAALLAPTDLLARQHRAVLEKMLGDLPVRLGFLSGREKGRAREATLAALAAGEIDILVGTHAIFQQGVAYRDLGLAVVDEQHKFGVAQRLMLAEKAEVPPHLLVMTATPIPRTLALTAFGEMDVSRLDERPPGRTPVVTRVMAMDRLEELLEGLGRHLAAGRQAYWVCPLVGDGDEDEAAATARAATLRARFGETVALVHGRLPGPEKDAAMARFAAGEAGVLVATTVIEVGVDVPNASLMVVEAAERFGLAQLHQLRGRVGRGAAQSSCVLLRGLTLTATAKARLKMMRETDDGFAIAEADLRLRGAGEMLGTRQSGEASFALADEEQVARLVGAARDDARLLLERDGGLEGVRGEAARVLLYLFEQDAAVSLLRSG
- the mfd gene encoding transcription-repair coupling factor, with the protein product MIDLQPLLTATMPLDLGEAPDGLLPWLLADLARARALDGARAVFIAADDAAARALLDTAPFFAPDVTPVWLPAWDCLPYDRASPSQRIAADRMAAFATLAAPPSGPQLLVTTVNALTQRVLPPSVITAATAVLTPGAAIGREALIAKLSTAGYVRTDTVADAGEYAVRGGLIDLYPAGESHILRLDFFGDELESIRRVDPATQRTVGKADRFTLAPVSEVMLDPDGIRRFRTRWLERFGAAATTDPLYQAVSEGRRHPGTEHYLPLFAETLIPLFDWLSPSDILIRDAGSTAAAANRFEAITDYHANRVAALTDKKAKLGAAIYRPLPPSALYLSETEYAAALTATNTHAASPFTRPDTPATLNLGARTAHDFTPERQAAAAGGPSLYTAIATQIAAAQSTGQRIILACYSEGSRDRIGSQLQEAGLANLSGAKSWQDALARAARAETPLIVLPLEHGFTRETLTLFSEQDLLGDRLVRRKKARKADAFMAELAMLNLGDLVVHVDHGIGRYLGLSALTIAGAAHDTVALEYAGGDKLYVPVENLDVLSRYGADGEGVPLDKLGGQAWQARKARMKDRIREIAHELLKIAAVRATREADAFQIDPQAYAGFVDRFPYAETEDQLKATADVLEDLAAGRPMDRLVCGDVGFGKTEVAMRAAFAAVMAGKQVAVVCPTTLLARQHAQSFRERFHGLPVNVRHLSRLVPAAEARATKEGLADGTVDLVIGTHALLSKSIDFKRLGLVVVDEEQRFGVTHKERLKALRHDVHVLTLTATPIPRTLQMALSGLRELSVIATPPVDRLAVRTTVAPFDPVVVREALLREHYRGGQSFFVVPRVADLPDIEQFLRESVPEVRAVTAHGQMAPSEIEERMTAFYDHRYDVLLATTIIESGLDIPAANTLIVHRADMFGLAQLYQIRGRVGRAKTRAYAYLTTAPDGRMTEGAEKRLQVLAALDNLGAGFQLASHDLDHRGAGNLLGDEQSGHIREVGFELYQSMLEDAIIAAKAMANGLRAPDDPLSPQISVDAPVSIPEDYVPDLGLRMALYRRAADLTDKASLEGFAAELIDRFGPLPEPAGNLLKIVEAKNAAKTAHIAKLEVGPKGALVTFADNRFPNPAGLVDYIQRLKGTAKLRPDQKFFVAREFNTPAARLAGALALARGLVQAARADPATPKTPAKPRPVAPGIFRAKR